A single window of Sulfurovum sp. UBA12169 DNA harbors:
- a CDS encoding dinitrogenase iron-molybdenum cofactor biosynthesis protein codes for MKLIFPTDENMGYLSKRGAHFGKAKFYTIITLEDQKIKEVEVVQNPGHSGGECGNAVANIMSLHPDALIVSGIGGSPAQGFAQAGLDLYFDNISQNVQESVMLFIQGKLEKINSNGTCSAH; via the coding sequence ATGAAACTGATTTTTCCCACAGACGAAAACATGGGATACCTTAGCAAACGAGGTGCCCATTTTGGCAAAGCAAAATTCTATACGATCATTACATTGGAGGATCAAAAGATTAAAGAGGTGGAGGTCGTTCAAAACCCTGGCCATAGCGGAGGCGAATGCGGCAACGCAGTGGCCAATATCATGAGCCTCCATCCCGATGCCTTAATCGTCAGCGGCATAGGCGGATCGCCTGCTCAGGGCTTTGCGCAGGCCGGGCTTGACCTTTACTTTGACAATATTTCTCAAAACGTTCAAGAGAGCGTGATGCTTTTTATTCAAGGAAAATTGGAAAAAATAAACAGCAACGGCACGTGTTCGGCACACTGA